TGTATTAGTTTCTTAATTATTTTACCTCAGCTTCAGAAACCATGATTCCTTTGTTACCCCACTGGTTGTAAACATAACTGAGGACACTGGCAATCTCCTCATTGGAAAGTTCTAAATGTGGCATTACGTTATTGTATTTTTGTCCGTTCACAGTAATTGGCCCACTCAATCCTTTTTTCAAAATCTGAATGGCTCGGCCTTTGTCTGCATTGAGATAGTCTGACTTAGCCAATGGAGGGAAAACTCCGACAACTCCTTGTCCTTCTTTCATGTGGCAGGCGGAACAAACTGATTTATAAACTCTTTCCCCATTGGCCAAAATTTCTTTTGGTGTTTTTGCAGAAGCTTTGGGTTTTACTTCTGTTACCATTCTTTGGATGGCTGGTCCTTCAGGAAGATAAACTGTATCGTCCTGTTTTCCTGAATAGACAGTGGCATTTGGTTCCCCTTCCACCTTCAGCATTCCAAGCGAACCCTTGTTAAATGTTCGAAAGATGGAATGATCTACCAAAATAAGAGTTCCTGGAACTTCTACTTTAAAATCAACAATAGCAGAACCACCCGCTGGAATTAATGTAGTTTGAACATTTTTTTGGTTTGGAAGAACCCCACCTTCAGTGTAAACATTGTCAAAAATTTCGCCAATGACATGAAATGAAGAAACTAAATTAGGACCTCCATTCCCAACAAAAAGTCGGACGGTTTCCCCTACTTTCGCAGTGATAGCCCGATCTTCAACAAGTGAACCCACAGATCCGTTAAACACAACATAATCTGGAATTTCTGTGATCGCCTTTTCCATGCTAAATGGTTGGAGTCCAGGCTCTCCATTTTTTCCTTTGGTATAAAATTCACTTTGAACCACATAGTATTCTTTATCTACTTTTGGTAGGTCGTCTTTCGGTTGTACAAAAATTAATCCATACATACCGTTTGCGATATGCATTCCCACAGGAGAAGTCGCGCAGTGGTAAATATACAAACCGGGATTTAATGCTTTAAAAGAAAATTTAGATGCATGGCCGGGAATCGTGAGGGAGGCCGCAGCTCCTCCACCTTGACCAGTGACTGCGTGCAAATCAATGTTATGTGGCATTTTACTCGAAGGGTGGTTTTTTAGGTGGAATTCTACATCATCACCTTCCCTAACGCGAATCATGGGACCAGGAACAGAACCTCCAAATGTCCAAAAAGTATATTCCACTCCATCGGCAAGCCGACCCACTACTTCCACAGTTTCCATATTCACAATCACTTTGGCTTCGTTTGTTCTGTCGATATGGGGAGGAACTTCCGGGGCATACGTGAGTTTGGCCTCTTCTGTTTTTTGTCCCGAACAAACAGTGAATAAACTTGTCATGACCAAAAGGAGAAGAAAAATTTCTAAGATCTTTGGTTTCGGTAGTTTCATATACATTTCCGTATCCTTTTGTTTCATTCTAAAATGCCCTAACCAAATTCTCATTGATACAAATCAATGGATTCGAGCGCAAACATTACAAAATGCACAAAAATTGCGAATAGAGAAGTATTTTTTCTTCACTTTCTTTATTTAAGGAAAAAACTAAATTGAATTTCTAAATCGACGGATTCGAAACTGGGATAAATATGGGTTTGGTGCCCCATGACTTTAGATCCGCAAAGAAGCCTTAGTAAGTTTCGCAGCTTACTCCATATCTCTTCCATTCTGAATGCAAACTTAGATTTGCACCAACTCCTCCCTTTAATTATGTTATATTCTAAAGATCTACTAGAGGCTGAGGCAAGTTCCCTTTTCCTTTTGGAGGACGAAGAATTTCTCTATTGTGAAGTGGCACTTGGGGAAAAGGGAGAAATCATCCAGGAGTATGCAAGGCTTGAGTTAGGGGAAGGCATCGTGGGAATGGTGGCCAGAGAGAAAAAACCCATTGCTTTGGAAGATGCTTACAAAGACCCAAGATTCAATGCGAGTATGGACAAACGCACTGGATTTAAAACTAAATCTCTAATTTGTGTTCCACTCTTCATCGAAGATAAAATCATCGGAACACTTGAGGTTATAAATAAAACAAACAACCGTATCTTTGATAATTCTGATTTGGAATATTTAGTATCTCTATCGGAAGTGGCTGCGACTGCCATCCAAAATGCAAATACCAAAGACAGTTTAGACAAACGTATCCTCGAATTATCCTTGTTATATGAATTTGAGAAACTATCAGTATCTGAAAAAAGTTTAAATGAACTGGGGAAATGGATTCTAAACCGAGTATTAGAATATTTAGGTGCAACTTCGGGAACGATTTATCTCGCCAATGCGGAAAATCAAGAACTAAGTATCCTTTCAGCAAAAGGAATCCCAGAAGAGGCCTATGAAAAAATCAAAGTTCCTTTTGGATCAGGAGTTTCCGGTTGGGTGGCAGAAAGAAGAGAAAGCCTACTCATTCACAACTTAGATTTGGATCCTAGATACAACAAACTTTCTCCTTATAAGTTTGAATCAAAATCTCTTATTTCAGCACCACTCATCTTTCAAAACGAATTACTTGGTGTAATCAGTATCAATAACAAACTTTCTGGGTATGCATTCCAACATTCTGATTTGGATCTACTCACTAACATTGCAGCAAGACTCAGTAGTACAATTAAAAATGCACAACTTTTCCATCAAATTATAGATACGGGAAAAGAACTGAACCGAGCCAAAAACATCATGAAAAAGATCATGCCTTCGATTCTACCCAGTTCCAACGAACTTTCGTATGGTGTGGCACACATTCCATTAGAACAAGTTGGTGGTGATTTTTATGATGTTACTCAATTAGAAGATTCTAAGTTTTCCATTTTGATTGCAGATATTTCGGGTCACGGTCTTTCAGCAGCGGTGCTTGCTGCAATGGCTCATATGGTTTTAAAAAACTTTGAACAAGACATCAAACTCAGTCCTTCTTTGTTTTTAACAACACTAAACCATATGTTGTATGGAAAATTGGCTGGGAATTTCTTAACTGCTTTCTACGGAATCATCGATTTAAAAAACAATACCATCCTTTGTGCCAATGCAGGCCACCACGCCCCATTTTTATTGGACAAAAAAGACTCACCTATTGTTCAGTTAGATGTCAAAGGAAAAATTTTGGGACTAATTCCAGATTTATTTTATGAAGAAAAAACATTTTCCTTTGTTCCAGGAAACCGCATCGTAATGTATACAGACGGTATCACAGAACATATGTCTAAAGACCATAACAAACGTTATGACGAAGAGTTATTTCAAAAAGCCATTTTAAAGTTCAAAACTCTTGGCACTCAAGATTCTGCAGATGGCCTCATCCTTGCAGCCAAAGAGTATGTAGGATCAAACGACTTTGCAGATGATGTGACTGTATTGTTAGTGGATCGGATTTAAAATCTGACCGACTAACAATTGATTGGTTAATTAGAATACAATGCGCCGACACAGGTTCCGCAAATATCAGAATCAGCATTAGCAGATTTGGCGACAGCCACTCGGATTTTTTTTAAATCTAATCTTTGGGATGATTTTTCCATAATGTGTTTTGAGGAATCGAAACTACAAGGAAATGATTTCACTCCTCCCTTTTCTACTTGGATATGCGCTAATTCAACATTTTCAAAACGAATGAGTGTATACAAACTTTGTCCCCTTGCCCTTTCATAAATCAAAAATCAATTTTCTGGTCAAGGGGAATTAGTAACCAACAAGTGGTTCCTATGGGGAATGGTTCTAAATCCCAACTCATCCGGAAGTTCCTCATAAAAAAACAACTAACAACGGTAAGTTTCCTGCAAATCCAATCTGACTCGCGCAAGGGATAGAAGCGGAAATCCTTTCGCAGCCAAGCGAAAGATTGGAGCGGATAGCCCGGTCCCTTTCCTTTAGGAAAGGGATGTGCCCCCAATTCCTTCTTTACGGTAGTTCTCTTTATACTTTGCGTAATTGTTTGCCGTGCGGGTGATGATTTCGCGGTCTTTGTCTGTGATGTCTCGGATGATTTTTGCAGGGCTACCTATGACAAGAACTCCCGGAGGAATTTTTTTTCCCGGGGGAACCAGGGAGCCGGCACCCACAAAGGACCATTCTCCGATTTCCACATCGTCCATAAGCATGGCACCCATCCCCACAAAACTATGGTCTCGCAAAACACAACCGTGAATGGTCGCGTGGTGACCAATGGATACATAATCCCCAATGGTGACGGGAAACAAATCTCTTGCCACATGTATCAAAGTCATGTCTTGGATGTTGACATGTTTGCCAATGGTGATGGTATTTACGTCACCACGAAGGACACATTGGAACCAAATAGAAGACTCTTCGCCAATCGTGACTTTTCCCAGTACATCAGCAGAGGGTGCCACCCAGGCCGTGGGGTGGAGAGAAGGGGTATGGCCTTGAAAAGAACGGATCATAGTTCTAAGCACAGGCGAACCAACTGAAACTCAAGGCCTTTTCGTTTTTTCCGCTTGCGTTTTTACCTTCAACTAAGTTACCGTAGTCTTAGATTCAAATGGGATCTCACTCCTCAAAAACGCTATTTTTCTCTAAAAACCTGCTAAGGAACATTTCATGGCAATAGAAATCAAAGTCCCCGAGATGGGGGAATCCGTAACCGAAGCGACTATCAGTGCTTGGACCAAAAAAGAAGGCGATGCTGTCAAAGTAGACGAAGTGCTCGCCATTTTAGAAACAGACAAAGTCTCATTAGAAATTCCTGCTCCGACAAGTGGAGTCTTAAAATCTATCACCAAAAAAGTGGGAGATGTGGTTCATGTGCGAGATATCATCGGCGCCATTGAAGAAGGTGCTGTAGCTTCGGCTCCTACTAGTTCTAGTGCTCCTACTCCCAAAGCAGAAACTCCAGCAGCGCAACCTAACACAGGCAAAGTGAATGAAGAACTTCCTCCAGCCGCTCGTAAACTCATTGAAGAAAATAAATTAGATATTTCGAAAATTACAGGAACAGGTCGTAACGGCCAAATCACAAAAGAAGATGTGGTTCTCTTTATGGAAAAAGGAGGAGCTTCTGCGCCAAAGGCTGCCACTCCAAGTCCCGAGATTCCAAAAGCGGTGGTAGTTTCTGCAAACGCAGGTCCTAGAGAGACTGTAGTTCCCATGTCAAAACTACGCCAAACAATCGCTAATCGATTGGTACAAGCACAACACACGGCTGCCATCCTCACTACGTTTAACGAAGTGGATATGTCGCCGATTATGGAACTTCGAAATAAATACAAAGACAAGTTCAAAGAAACTCACGGTGTGGGTCTTGGGTTCATGTCTCTATTTACCAAAGCAGTGGTTGCCGCACTCAAAGCTTATCCTGCCATCAATGCAGAGATCCGTGGAACAGACATCGTCTACAAAAACTTCTATGATATCGGAGTGGCTGTGGGTGGACCGAAAGGACTTGTGGTTCCGATTGTGCGTAACGCCGACTTACTTAGCTTTGCCGGTGTAGAACAAGAGATCGCAAGACTTGCTGGCAAAGTAAAAGACGGGAAAATTTCTCTGGAAGATATGGAAGGCGGAACCTTCTCTATCTCCAACGGCGGTGTGTATGGTTCAATGATGTCGACTCCAATCCTAAACCCACCACAGTCAGGAATTCTCGGAATGCACAATATCGTCAAACGCGCCGTAGTCGTAAATGACCAAATTGTAATTCGACCCATGATGTATTTAGCTCTTTCTTATGACCACAGAATTGTGGATGGAAAGGAAGCAGTCCAATTCCTCGTTAAGATCAAAGAAATGGTAGAGGACCCAACAAGACTCCTCTTTGAGGTATAAGGTTTTATGGAACAATATGATATCGTTGTCATTGGAGCAGGTCCCGGTGGTTATGTAGCGGCAGTTCGTGCCGCACAACTAGGTAAAAAAGTTGCTATCATTGAAAAAAGAAAAACTCTCGGGGGGACTTGTCTCAACGTGGGTTGTATTCCTTCCAAAGCTCTTCTCGATTCTTCCGAAGAATACCACAAAACAAAACACAAATTAGCCGATCACGGAATCTCTGTGAAAGATGTAAAAATCGACATCGCAAAGATGATGGCCCGTAAAGACAAAGTGGTCAGTGAAGTGACATCTGGTGTTGACTACCTGATGAAAAAAAATAAAATCACTCGTTACTTGGGACATGCGACTTTTGTTTCTAAAACAGAAGTTTCCATTACTTCAGAAGATGGAAAAAAAGAATCCATCTCTGGAACCAATATCATCATCGCATCTGGATCCACTCCTATCGAGATCCCTCCCCTTCCTGTAGATGGAAAAAATATCATTACTTCTGACCATGCAATTGGTTTGGATGCTGTACCAGAACACCTAATCATTGTAGGTGCTGGTGTGATTGGACTAGAACTTGGTTCAGTTTGGTTACGACTCGGTGCCAAAGTCACTGTGGTGGAACTTATGCCGCGCCTTTTCGGAACTGCCGACCAAGCGATGGCAAGTCTTGCCGAAAGACTACTCACTGGGCAAGGGATTAGCTTCCTCTTTGAAACCAAAGTGCATGGGGCCAAAGTAAAGGGCAAAAAAGTAGAAGTGGAAATCGAAGGCAAAGATGGTAAAAAAACAGTTCTCGAAGGAGATAAGGTTTTAGTTTCCATCGGTCGCCGACCAAATACAGACGGTCTTGGTGCCAAAGAAATTGGAATCGAGATGACTGACCGCGGTCGTATCAAAGTAGAACCTAACAAATTTCAGACGAACATTCCGAATATCTATGCTATTGGGGACGTGGTCGACGGTCCGATGCTTGCTCACAAAGCAGAAGATGAAGGGATCGCTGTTGCGGAACTGATTTCTGGAAAATATGGCCATGTAAATTATAAAGCCATTCCTTGGATTGTCTACACTTGGCCAGAAGTGGCTTGGGTAGGTCTTGGCGAAGAAGAATTAAAAGCCAAAGGCATTGAATACAAAGTGGGTAAATACATGTTCAAACCCAATGCTCGTGCAAAAGCCATGAACGAAACCGATGGACAAGTAAAGGTTTTGGCCGACAAAAAAACGGATAAACTTCTCGGAGTTTATATCGTTGGGCCGCGTGCTTCGGACATGATCGCAGAGGCAGCTATAGCTTTTGAATTTGGTGCTAGTGCCGAAGACATTGCTCGTTCTACACATGCCCACCCCACTCTTTCCGAAGTATTTCGGGAAGCTGCGATGGATGCTGATGCGAAATGGTCCATCCATTCGTAATTTAACTGTTGTTTTGTTGTTTTAGGGAGAGTATATGACAACCGACCAGATGATGAGTTTATACGGCGATAACGTCGTATTGTTGGAAGAGTATTACAAACAGTTTAAAGAAGATCCATCTTCATTAACCAAAGATTGGATCGATTTTTTCCAAGAATTGGAAAGGTCGTCCATTTCTAGTAACGGATCGGGAGGAAATGGGTTCAACGGAAACGGATATGTGAATTATGCATCCACCGAACACCGAAAAGACTCCTCACTCAGTGACTTTGGGATTATCAACCTACTCAATGCTTACCGAAGACAAGGCCACTTAGCTGCCAACCTCGACCCACTCGGGATCAACAAACCCAACCGCGAATTCATTGATCTGAAAGTGAAAGCCCTAAAACCAAGCGACTTAGAAACAGAAGTGGATTCTGGAATTGCCAATTTAGGGAAAGCCAAACTAAAAGATGTCATTGATTGGTTTGAAAAAACCTATTGTGGTTCGATTGGTTGTGAACACTACTACCTTGTCAATGACGAGGAAAGAGAGTGGTTACAAAACCGTATGGAACCTTTGGCAAACAATGAACCCATTAGCAAAAAGGTCGCTTTACGTTTGTTTGAAAAACTCTACCAAGCCGATAGTTTTGAAAACTTCTTGGCAAAAAAATTCGTAGGGAAAAAAAGATTTTCCCTCGAAGGGGGAGAAACCATGATCCCGATGCTCGACACTTTAGTCGAGGAAGCTGGTGGTCATAAAATGGATGCTCTTGTCATTGGTATGGCTCATAGAGGACGACTCAATGTTCTTGTAAACATCATCAGAAAACCAGCAGGACTTATCTTTGCTGAATTTGAAGAAAAACTAAATCCAGGCCAACTTGGTTATGCGGATGTGAAATACCACCTTGGGTATTCCAACCATGTCATGACTCATTACGGAAAAGAAGTCAAACTCTCTCTTGCCTTCAACCCTTCCCACTTGGAAGCTGTGGATCCAGTTATTTTTGGATCGGTTCGTGCCCGCCAAGAAATGGCAAAAGATTTGGACCGTTCTAAATTTATGCCTGTGGCCATACATGGGGATGCTGCCTTTGCTGGTCAAGGTGTGGTGGCAGAAACTCTCAACATGATGAACCTAGATGGTTATACAGTGGGCGGAACTTTCCACATTGTGATCAATAACCAAATTGGATTTACCACTCTTCCTAGTGAATCTAGATCTACCTTATATGCAACTGATCTTGCCAAAGGATTTCAAGTTCCCATTTTCCATGTCAATGGAGATGATCCAGAAGCCACTTACCGCGTCACAAAACTAGCGTTAGAATACCGTCAAAAATTCAAAAAAGATGTCATCATTGATTTAATCTGTTACAGAAGGCTTGGTCATAACGAAACGGATGAACCGACCTTCACACAACCACAGATGTATGATATCATCAAAAAACATCCAAAAACCATTAGCATTTATGAAGAGAAGTTACTCAAAAGAGGCGACATCACGCCAGAAGAAATCCAATTCATAAAAGACGGAATCCTTCAAGGACTCGAAACTTCTTTCCAACAAGCCAAAGAAAAAGACACTCGCATCACTGTAGATACTCTGGGTGGGGTTTGGTCTAGATACACTAAAGAACCTCTAGATTCAGATGTCCACACAGAACTCCTCCAACAACAATTAGGTGGGATAGTCAAAGCCGTCACTACCCTTCCAGAAGGATATACTGCGAATCCAAAACACATTAAGGTTTTGGAAGATCGTAAAAAAATGGGTGCTGGGGAATTGCCAATTGATTGGGGATTTGCAGAATCACTTTCTTTTGGTTCCATTTTGGAAAATGGATTTCCAATTCGTCTTGGTGGACAAGATGCACAAAGGGGAACTTTCTCTCATAGACATGCTACTCTATCCGACATTGTGAATGGAAAAAAACTTACCCTTCTCAATCATATCAGCGACAAACAAGCAAAGATTGATATCGTAAACTCTTCCCTTTCCGAATATTCCTGTCTCGGATTTGAATACGGGTACTCCCTTGCGGATCCGAATAGTCTTGTTATGTGGGAAGCTCAGTTTGGTGACTTTGCTAACAATGCGCAGGTGATCTTTGACCAATTCATTTCCAGCTCGGAAATTAAATGGCAAAGGATGTCGGGTCTTGTTTGTTTATTGCCACACGGATATGAAGGCCAAGGTCCAGAACACTCTTCCGCTAGGTTAGAAAGGTTCCTCCAACTTTGTGCTTTGGACAATATCCAAGTGGCCAACTTAACCACACCAGCCCAATACTTCCACATTCTACGTAGACAAATCTTACAGAGTTTTAGAAAACCGCTCATCATCATGACACCGAAGTCACTCCTTCGTTTGAAAGATGCGGCTTCTAGTTTGGAAGATATTACGACGGGTGCGTTTAGAAAGATCCTACCAGATCCAGTGGCAAAACCGGAAAAAGTGGAGAAGTTACTTTTCTGTTCTGGAAAAGTATACTACGACCTACGCAAAGCCATTGATACGCAAAAACTAGAAAACGTGGCTGTAGTGAGGATCGAACAACTCTATCCGTTTCCTGAAAACCATATCAAACAAATGATTACAAGCTACGGAAAACTGAAAAAATTTGTTTGGGTACAAGAAGAACCAAAAAACCAAGGCGCGTGGTTCTTTGTTCGTGATCGAATTGAGGCAGTGATGCCGGAAAACAAACGTTTACACTATGCTGGCCGTTCTGAGTTCCCAAGTCCTGCTTGTGGCCACGTAGTCACACATTTAAAAGAACAAGAAGATTTAGTTAAGGATGCACTATCCTAAAGATAGTTCATCTTACCAACCAATTAATTTTGTGTTAAATGAAGCCTTACGAGAAATCGTAAGGCTTTTTTTATTTTAAGGACTTTGAATATTCTTATGCAATAACTTAAATCTGAATTTATGCATTGACAAACCAGCAAGCAGCCGTTAGAATCTATTCCAATGAAATCAATCTATAACTTCGGTTACCTTTTCTTCATTTTTTTCATCACCTATGGTTTCCAAATTCCATTATTATCGGAACCGCTAGCCCCAACCGAAACAACGATCTCAAATCAAAACAAAGAAACGTTTTATGGTTTTTACCAAGGAGGATTTTACTTACAATTGGCCGGAGGGGATACTATTTATACTGGTGGGAGTCTGGAAAACCGTGAAAAATCTTATCAAAATTCACTCAAATCACAAGCGGACTTCGGAATTTTACCAAAAAGGTTGTTAGCCTCTGTCAATGTTCCCAATGGGATTCCTCTACCAGAAAGTAAATTCTACACAGGTAAAACGGAACGGGTTGCATTTGAATACGGATTAACTGACCATATTGGAATTACGGCTTCACTCTCAAGTAATACTGTCAATGGGAAAAGACTGAATCAGTTTATTTATTCCGATCGGACGAATCCAAATGGCTTTAGTCCATACTTGGAAGCTGCCCCTACAAGTTATCAATTTTATGAAGATAAAATTTATGCTTTAGGACTCAATTATCATTTACTCACTAAAAACAGGTTTGATCCATACTTTGGTATTGAATTCGGTTTGATCAATTTTAATACCTCGTATCGTTCTTATAATAACAATAGTTTATTTTTGTATAGTTCTATGGTGCCTGGCACCGGTTACAGTGGAAGGATTTCG
The window above is part of the Leptospira terpstrae serovar Hualin str. LT 11-33 = ATCC 700639 genome. Proteins encoded here:
- the nirK gene encoding copper-containing nitrite reductase, translating into MKQKDTEMYMKLPKPKILEIFLLLLVMTSLFTVCSGQKTEEAKLTYAPEVPPHIDRTNEAKVIVNMETVEVVGRLADGVEYTFWTFGGSVPGPMIRVREGDDVEFHLKNHPSSKMPHNIDLHAVTGQGGGAAASLTIPGHASKFSFKALNPGLYIYHCATSPVGMHIANGMYGLIFVQPKDDLPKVDKEYYVVQSEFYTKGKNGEPGLQPFSMEKAITEIPDYVVFNGSVGSLVEDRAITAKVGETVRLFVGNGGPNLVSSFHVIGEIFDNVYTEGGVLPNQKNVQTTLIPAGGSAIVDFKVEVPGTLILVDHSIFRTFNKGSLGMLKVEGEPNATVYSGKQDDTVYLPEGPAIQRMVTEVKPKASAKTPKEILANGERVYKSVCSACHMKEGQGVVGVFPPLAKSDYLNADKGRAIQILKKGLSGPITVNGQKYNNVMPHLELSNEEIASVLSYVYNQWGNKGIMVSEAEVK
- a CDS encoding GAF domain-containing SpoIIE family protein phosphatase, yielding MTLDPQRSLSKFRSLLHISSILNANLDLHQLLPLIMLYSKDLLEAEASSLFLLEDEEFLYCEVALGEKGEIIQEYARLELGEGIVGMVAREKKPIALEDAYKDPRFNASMDKRTGFKTKSLICVPLFIEDKIIGTLEVINKTNNRIFDNSDLEYLVSLSEVAATAIQNANTKDSLDKRILELSLLYEFEKLSVSEKSLNELGKWILNRVLEYLGATSGTIYLANAENQELSILSAKGIPEEAYEKIKVPFGSGVSGWVAERRESLLIHNLDLDPRYNKLSPYKFESKSLISAPLIFQNELLGVISINNKLSGYAFQHSDLDLLTNIAARLSSTIKNAQLFHQIIDTGKELNRAKNIMKKIMPSILPSSNELSYGVAHIPLEQVGGDFYDVTQLEDSKFSILIADISGHGLSAAVLAAMAHMVLKNFEQDIKLSPSLFLTTLNHMLYGKLAGNFLTAFYGIIDLKNNTILCANAGHHAPFLLDKKDSPIVQLDVKGKILGLIPDLFYEEKTFSFVPGNRIVMYTDGITEHMSKDHNKRYDEELFQKAILKFKTLGTQDSADGLILAAKEYVGSNDFADDVTVLLVDRI
- a CDS encoding gamma carbonic anhydrase family protein, coding for MIRSFQGHTPSLHPTAWVAPSADVLGKVTIGEESSIWFQCVLRGDVNTITIGKHVNIQDMTLIHVARDLFPVTIGDYVSIGHHATIHGCVLRDHSFVGMGAMLMDDVEIGEWSFVGAGSLVPPGKKIPPGVLVIGSPAKIIRDITDKDREIITRTANNYAKYKENYRKEGIGGTSLS
- the odhB gene encoding 2-oxoglutarate dehydrogenase complex dihydrolipoyllysine-residue succinyltransferase, yielding MAIEIKVPEMGESVTEATISAWTKKEGDAVKVDEVLAILETDKVSLEIPAPTSGVLKSITKKVGDVVHVRDIIGAIEEGAVASAPTSSSAPTPKAETPAAQPNTGKVNEELPPAARKLIEENKLDISKITGTGRNGQITKEDVVLFMEKGGASAPKAATPSPEIPKAVVVSANAGPRETVVPMSKLRQTIANRLVQAQHTAAILTTFNEVDMSPIMELRNKYKDKFKETHGVGLGFMSLFTKAVVAALKAYPAINAEIRGTDIVYKNFYDIGVAVGGPKGLVVPIVRNADLLSFAGVEQEIARLAGKVKDGKISLEDMEGGTFSISNGGVYGSMMSTPILNPPQSGILGMHNIVKRAVVVNDQIVIRPMMYLALSYDHRIVDGKEAVQFLVKIKEMVEDPTRLLFEV
- the lpdA gene encoding dihydrolipoyl dehydrogenase, with the translated sequence MEQYDIVVIGAGPGGYVAAVRAAQLGKKVAIIEKRKTLGGTCLNVGCIPSKALLDSSEEYHKTKHKLADHGISVKDVKIDIAKMMARKDKVVSEVTSGVDYLMKKNKITRYLGHATFVSKTEVSITSEDGKKESISGTNIIIASGSTPIEIPPLPVDGKNIITSDHAIGLDAVPEHLIIVGAGVIGLELGSVWLRLGAKVTVVELMPRLFGTADQAMASLAERLLTGQGISFLFETKVHGAKVKGKKVEVEIEGKDGKKTVLEGDKVLVSIGRRPNTDGLGAKEIGIEMTDRGRIKVEPNKFQTNIPNIYAIGDVVDGPMLAHKAEDEGIAVAELISGKYGHVNYKAIPWIVYTWPEVAWVGLGEEELKAKGIEYKVGKYMFKPNARAKAMNETDGQVKVLADKKTDKLLGVYIVGPRASDMIAEAAIAFEFGASAEDIARSTHAHPTLSEVFREAAMDADAKWSIHS
- a CDS encoding 2-oxoglutarate dehydrogenase E1 component; the protein is MTTDQMMSLYGDNVVLLEEYYKQFKEDPSSLTKDWIDFFQELERSSISSNGSGGNGFNGNGYVNYASTEHRKDSSLSDFGIINLLNAYRRQGHLAANLDPLGINKPNREFIDLKVKALKPSDLETEVDSGIANLGKAKLKDVIDWFEKTYCGSIGCEHYYLVNDEEREWLQNRMEPLANNEPISKKVALRLFEKLYQADSFENFLAKKFVGKKRFSLEGGETMIPMLDTLVEEAGGHKMDALVIGMAHRGRLNVLVNIIRKPAGLIFAEFEEKLNPGQLGYADVKYHLGYSNHVMTHYGKEVKLSLAFNPSHLEAVDPVIFGSVRARQEMAKDLDRSKFMPVAIHGDAAFAGQGVVAETLNMMNLDGYTVGGTFHIVINNQIGFTTLPSESRSTLYATDLAKGFQVPIFHVNGDDPEATYRVTKLALEYRQKFKKDVIIDLICYRRLGHNETDEPTFTQPQMYDIIKKHPKTISIYEEKLLKRGDITPEEIQFIKDGILQGLETSFQQAKEKDTRITVDTLGGVWSRYTKEPLDSDVHTELLQQQLGGIVKAVTTLPEGYTANPKHIKVLEDRKKMGAGELPIDWGFAESLSFGSILENGFPIRLGGQDAQRGTFSHRHATLSDIVNGKKLTLLNHISDKQAKIDIVNSSLSEYSCLGFEYGYSLADPNSLVMWEAQFGDFANNAQVIFDQFISSSEIKWQRMSGLVCLLPHGYEGQGPEHSSARLERFLQLCALDNIQVANLTTPAQYFHILRRQILQSFRKPLIIMTPKSLLRLKDAASSLEDITTGAFRKILPDPVAKPEKVEKLLFCSGKVYYDLRKAIDTQKLENVAVVRIEQLYPFPENHIKQMITSYGKLKKFVWVQEEPKNQGAWFFVRDRIEAVMPENKRLHYAGRSEFPSPACGHVVTHLKEQEDLVKDALS